In one window of Calditrichota bacterium DNA:
- a CDS encoding TIGR03087 family PEP-CTERM/XrtA system glycosyltransferase has protein sequence MKILFLTSRWPVPPITGDRIRAFYLLRHLAEKHDVTLVSYYENFHQIKQLESSQLNVRVRPVKFASGLSLYSRMARGFFSKLPLQVHYYSTEKMRRTISEELKSHSFDLIFVHLLRMANYVMNQDSIPKLIDLTDAISLNYERLLRFSGFYQNRSFNKIYSLEKKRVFNYEKKILRAFDRSILISKIDRDYLYQPEQENRVNVVKNGVNLTYFRYAPNGYDADKIVFHGNMNYLPNVDAALYFYHTIFPQIRRERPRARIFFVGTQPKKQIRELEKNPGVFVTGRLNDLRPQLRNAAVAVCPLRAGAGLQNKILEAMAIGTPVVSTSVGLEGIDATPGREIEVADQPDVFAEKVLSFMNDSEKRKRFSAQARQFVEENYSWQTALAPLNDILAEFNI, from the coding sequence ATGAAAATACTTTTTCTCACATCCCGATGGCCGGTTCCACCCATCACAGGAGATCGCATCCGGGCTTTTTATCTGCTGCGCCACCTGGCCGAAAAACACGATGTGACACTCGTCAGTTATTATGAGAATTTTCACCAAATTAAACAATTGGAAAGTTCTCAATTGAATGTCCGCGTTCGGCCGGTGAAATTTGCATCGGGACTTTCGTTGTATTCGCGCATGGCTCGTGGTTTTTTTTCGAAATTGCCTCTTCAGGTGCACTATTATTCAACCGAAAAAATGAGGCGGACCATTTCTGAAGAATTGAAATCTCATTCGTTTGATCTCATATTTGTCCATTTGTTACGGATGGCCAATTATGTGATGAACCAGGATTCGATTCCAAAATTGATTGATTTGACGGATGCCATCTCTCTGAATTATGAACGCCTGTTGCGCTTTTCGGGGTTTTACCAGAACAGGAGTTTTAACAAGATTTATTCCCTCGAAAAAAAACGGGTTTTCAATTACGAAAAAAAGATTTTGCGGGCTTTTGACCGCTCGATTCTGATTTCCAAGATTGACCGAGATTATCTCTATCAACCGGAACAAGAAAATCGCGTAAACGTGGTGAAAAATGGCGTAAATTTAACCTACTTTCGATATGCGCCAAACGGCTACGACGCCGATAAGATTGTCTTTCACGGCAACATGAATTATTTACCCAATGTGGATGCCGCCCTTTACTTTTATCACACCATTTTCCCACAGATTAGACGAGAGCGTCCCCGGGCGCGAATCTTTTTTGTGGGAACTCAGCCGAAAAAGCAGATCCGGGAACTGGAAAAAAATCCGGGTGTGTTTGTAACCGGGCGGCTTAACGATTTACGTCCCCAGCTTCGCAATGCAGCCGTGGCGGTGTGTCCTTTACGGGCAGGTGCGGGTTTACAAAACAAGATCCTGGAGGCCATGGCCATCGGTACCCCGGTTGTTAGCACATCCGTAGGGCTGGAGGGAATTGACGCGACGCCAGGCCGCGAGATTGAGGTTGCAGACCAGCCGGACGTATTCGCGGAAAAGGTGCTCTCGTTTATGAACGATTCGGAAAAACGGAAACGCTTTTCAGCACAGGCCAGACAATTTGTGGAAGAAAACTATTCCTGGCAAACGGCTCTGGCACCTTTGAACGATATTCTGGCGGAATTTAATATCTGA
- a CDS encoding glycosyltransferase family 2 protein yields the protein MPLKHAPKIAIILLNWNNTADTLACLDSIYAGTYTDFHVFVVDNGSRQAEKQKLIAGLKSYRKITPVYLANNSGFAAGNNVALKLAILKKYDYYLLLNNDTVVAKDFLDEILTCASRHPDAGGFGARIYYFDPPDVLWYAGGTVQPMLARVTQEGFRQKEDETRWSCEKQISFITGCAFLIAHKALEDIGYLEEDFFSYFEDVEYSLRLQKNGYSLWYCPKAKVWHKVGAGQHTRAYTPYYLYYQTRNRWKAFSSGRNVFFKGYLFGLNFFLYFLGRIAYILSIQSENKKRQLKAVWLGFFHSLIGKMGRAPQWENSDGYSDG from the coding sequence TTTACTCAATTGGAACAATACAGCCGACACGCTCGCGTGCCTGGATTCAATCTACGCGGGAACGTACACGGATTTTCACGTGTTTGTTGTGGACAACGGATCCCGGCAAGCCGAAAAGCAAAAACTGATTGCGGGCCTGAAATCGTACCGAAAAATTACCCCCGTTTATCTGGCCAATAATTCCGGGTTTGCCGCCGGAAACAATGTGGCATTGAAGCTTGCGATCCTCAAAAAATACGATTATTATTTGTTGTTAAACAATGACACGGTTGTAGCGAAGGATTTTTTGGACGAAATCCTGACCTGTGCAAGCAGGCATCCGGACGCCGGGGGATTCGGGGCAAGAATATATTATTTTGATCCGCCGGATGTGCTTTGGTACGCCGGAGGAACCGTGCAGCCGATGCTGGCGCGGGTTACGCAGGAAGGCTTTCGGCAAAAAGAAGATGAAACACGGTGGTCCTGTGAAAAACAGATCTCATTTATTACCGGGTGCGCATTTTTAATTGCGCACAAGGCGCTGGAAGACATCGGCTATCTGGAAGAAGATTTTTTTTCCTATTTTGAAGATGTGGAATATTCCCTTCGACTGCAAAAAAACGGATATTCCCTCTGGTATTGCCCCAAAGCAAAAGTCTGGCACAAAGTGGGGGCCGGTCAACACACACGGGCCTACACGCCGTATTATTTGTACTACCAAACACGAAACCGGTGGAAGGCCTTTTCATCGGGTCGGAATGTTTTTTTTAAGGGCTACCTGTTTGGATTGAATTTTTTTCTTTATTTTCTGGGGAGAATCGCCTATATTTTATCAATTCAATCGGAAAACAAAAAGCGCCAGTTAAAAGCCGTCTGGCTGGGATTTTTTCACAGCCTCATCGGAAAAATGGGGAGAGCACCTCAATGGGAAAATTCTGACGGGTATTCTGACGGGTAA